The following are from one region of the Dreissena polymorpha isolate Duluth1 chromosome 2, UMN_Dpol_1.0, whole genome shotgun sequence genome:
- the LOC127869843 gene encoding neuropeptide SIFamide receptor-like — protein MNITHFEHQLEHQVKVPTPNYMDISLMYGNESGRNADVYSLADVDLLFANIELDIYIDLGVVNIILIVLYSAIFIVGLLGNIFVIVAIIKFKSLRTLTNYFLLNLTVGDILVILVCIPVTLGSTVYKKWIYGQSRRSSRSFTSNSSRTSSS, from the exons ATGAATATAACGCATTTTGAACACCAACTTGAACATCAAGTGAAGGTTCCAACACCAAACTATATGGATATCAGTTTGATGTACGGCAATGAATCCGGACGAAATGCGGACGTGTATAGCCTTGCCGACGTCGATCTACTTTTTGCGAATATTGAACTAGATATTTACATTGACCTCGGCGTGGTGAACATCATTCTTATCGTACTCTATAGCGCCATCTTCATCGTCGGTCTCCTTGGCAATATATTTGTTATCGTCGCGATCATTAAGTTCAAAAGTCTGCGCACGCTTACAAACTACTTTCTTTTGAACCTCACAGTTGGTGACATATTGGTTATATTGGTTTGCATACCTGTCACTCTTGGAAGTACGGTGTACAAGAAATGGATTTATGGCCAA agtagaagaagcagtagaagttttactagtaatagtagtagaactagtagtagt